The window AAAAGCTTACAAAGTCGGCTAAAGGCATTGGAAGAGAAAGCGAAACAACATTCTACAGAACAAGATTACATACTTTTTCAGTATAATCAGTTAGAAGAAGCAAACCTGACAGACAAAGAGCAAGCTAAACTCGAAGAAGAACGAGATACTCTATGCAACCTCGAAGATATTAAAAGAGAGTTATACATTATAGAACAATCTCTTGATTCGGAACGAGGCATTGTTGCTTTGTTAAAAGATAGTTTAAATGCTTCGAATGCTATCAATAATGTATTTGCTCAATCTAAAGATATATCGGAAAGATTACAGTCGGCGTATATTGATCTTAAAGATTTAGCTCAGGAAATTAACCGACAAAACGAAGACTTAGAACTTGATCCTAATAGACTTGATTTTATAAACGAACAACTCGACTTAATCTATTCTCTTCAAAAGAAACACAATGTAAATACAGTAGAAGAATTGATAGAGATACAAAATAGCCTTTCAAGCAAAATACAAGAAATAGAAAACTACGACGATGAGATTGCCAAGCTTACCGATTCTGTTAACAAAGCATTTGACGAACTAAATATTCAGGCTGAAAAGTTATCTGATTCACGCAAGCAAGCTATAACACAATTAGAAAAAGACCTTATTAACAAGGTGTCAACTATGGGAATGCCTAATATGCAATTCGTTGCTTCTCATAGTATAAAAGACAAAGCAGATATTACAGGTATAGACGAAATAAACTTTTTATTTACTGCAAATAAGAATGGAGAACTAAAACCGGTTGCTCAAACTGCTTCTGGCGGTGAAATATCAAGATTAATGCTTGGCATTAAAGCTTTAATTGCTGGTGTAAGCTCGCTACCAACTATAATATTTGACGAAATAGATACTGGTGTATCTGGCGAAATTGCCGATAAGATGAGTAATATAATGTACGATATGGGGCAGGTAATGCAAGTAATAACTATTACTCATTTACCACAAATAGCAGCAAAAGGACAGCAACAATATTTCGTTTACAAAGAAGACAGCAACGAACGTACGGAAACTAATATACGCCTGCTATCAACAGACGAACGAATTAAAGACATAGCACAAATGCTAAGCGGCTCTAAGCTTACCGACGCTGCAATAGAGAACGCTAAAGAACTATTAAAACTCAACAACAATATAAAATGAAAGAGAACGAAATGATTTTTGGCACTCGTGCCGTTATCGAAGCTATACAAGCAGGTAAAGAAGTTGATAAGATATTAATGAGACGAGATCTGCAAAATGACTTGTCGCGCGAGTTGTTCGACATCGTAAAAACAACTAATATACCGATACAAAGAGTTCCTAAAGAAAAACTTGATAAGCTTACTCGCAAAAACCACCAAGGTGTTATAGCATTTATATCTGCAATTACATATCAAACTCTTGAAGATATAGTTCCCTTTCTATACGAAGAGGGTAAAATGCCTTGTATTTTGCTTCTTGACGGAATTACCGATGTGCGTAACTTCGGAGCTATAGCTCGCACGTGCGAATGTGCTGGAGTAGATGCTATAGTTATACCTACACGCAATAGTGTTTCTGTAAATGCTGATGCTGTAAAAACTTCTGCTGGTGCTTTGCTTTCAATACCTGTTTGTAAAGAACCAAGCATTAATGAAGCTATAAAGTTCTTGAAAAACTGCGGATATACAATATTTGCAGCTACAGAAAAAGCAAGCGACAGCTACACTAAAGCAAACTATACAGGACCAACAGCTATAGTATTGGGAGGTGAAGATATGGGAATTTCAATGGATAACTTACGTATCTGCGACCAAATGGTAAAGATACCAATACTTGGAAGTATTGCTTCTCTAAACGTATCGGCTGCGGCTGCAATATTAATATATGAAGCAATCAGACAGAGAGAAGATTCTAATCAATAATATACATCAAATAATAATTATAGATATGAAAGAAAGAATTAACACAAGTAAAGCTCCTGCAGCAATCGGTCCTTATTCTCAAGGAATTAAAGTAGGTAATATCGTATTCTTTTCAGGACAATTAGGTATCAATCCTGAAACTGGAGATTTTGTACCTGGATTAGTAACAGAACAAACTGAACAAGTATTCAAAAACATTAAAGCTTTATTGGCAGAAGCTAACCTTACAGTTGACAATGTAGTTAAAACAACTGTATTCCTTCACGATATGGCAGATTTTGCAGCTATGAACGAGGTGTATGCTAAACAATTTAATGAGCCCTACCCTGCTCGCTCGGCTGTAGCTGTTAAAACTCTTCCAAAGAATGCATTAGTTGAAATAGAAGTAATAGCTGTTTGCGAATAAGAAAACAATGAGTGATTTTCTTCAACAACTTAACGAAAGTCAGCGCGAAGCTGTGTTGTATAATGATGGACCAAGTCTTGTTATAGCAGGTGCTGGGTCGGGTAAAACACGCGTTCTAACATACAAGATTGCTTATCTACTCGATAGTGGCATATCGCCATACAACATCTTAGCTCTGACTTTCACTAATAAGGCTGCTCGCGAAATGAAGTCTCGGATTGGTGAATTGGTAGGTGATGAAACTGCCAAACGCTTATGGATGGGAACTTTTCACTCAATATTTTCCAGAATACTTAGGCGAGAAGCCGATAAAGTAGGCTTTTCGTCAGACTTCACTATTTACGACGCACAAGACTCGAAGAGTTTACTCAAAACCATAATTAAAGATAAAGGGTTAGCCGAAGACAAGAATTACAAAACTAACAATATTCAAGCTCGAATATCTAAGGCTAAGAATGCTCTGATAACTCCAAATCTATACGAAAAGGATAAAGAACTTATTGCTGATGATGGTTTCAACAAGCGTTCTCGTACATCTGAGATATACACTGCTTATTGGAATCGCTGTCGTATGGCAAATGCTATGGATTTCGACGACTTATTACTATACACATATATTCTATTCAGAGATAACCCCGATATAACAGCTAAGTATTGTAATGGTTTCCGATTTATTCTTGTAGATGAGTATCAAGACACTAATCCCGTTCAATACGAAATAGTAAAGCTTCTTGCTGCCGACCATCGCCGAGTGTGTGTTGTTGGAGATGATGCACAAAGCATCTATTCGTTTAGAGGTGCAACCATTGGCAATATTCTCAACTTCAATAAGATATACCCAGAGGCAAAAGTATTTAAGCTTGAACAAAACTATCGTTCAACCCAAACAATAGTAAATGCTGCTAACTCAATCATTAAAAACAATAGAGAACAAATACCTAAAACTGTATTCTCGAAAAACAGTGTAGGCAATCCGATAGAAGTTATTGGTTCGTACTCCGACTTTGAAGAAGGCTACAATGTATCTTCTCGCATAGCCGAAATGCGTATGCTTAAGAATTACAACTACAATAACTTTGCAATTCTCTATCGTACAAATGCGCAGAGCCGTATATTCGAAGAATCTCTTCGTAAAATAAATATACCTTATCGTATTGTTGGCGGACTATCCTTCTACCAACGTAAAGAAATTAAAGATATAATAGCGTATCTACGCCTTATATCAAACCATAACGATGAAGAAGCTTTCAAACGCATAATAAATTATCCGGCAAGAGGTATTGGCAAAACAACCATTGACAAAATAACATCAACGGCAAGTATACACGGGGTAAGCTTATGGGACGTAACAAGTAATCCTTTAGAGTATAATCTTAACGTAAACAATGGTACTCTTAATAAACTCAATAATTTTTGTACACTGATTACAAACTTCGCTGAGTTTAATAAAGAAAACGATGCTTACGAAGTCGGACAAAGAGTAATAAAACTTTCGGGTATAATAGCCGACATTACAATAGATCAAACAGCCGAAGGCAAGAGTCGCATTCAGAATGTAGAAGAATTCCTTAATAGTCTGTATGAGTTTGTTTCTGTTAGACGTGAAGAAGACCGAGACGATATAAAAATCTCTGACTTCCTTGCCGAAATATCTCTTCTTACCGACCTTGATGCAGATAAAGACGAAAATGAAGAAGACCGTGTTACACTAATGACAATACACTCTGCAAAAGGCTTAGAGTTTAAGAACGTTTTTATTGTTGGTTTAGAAGAAGGACTATTCCCTAACGATATGTGTAACAATAATCCGAAAGAGATAGAGGAAGAAAGACGACTGTTTTATGTTGCTGTTACTCGCGCCGAAGAGAACGCTGTGCTTACTTATGCTAAAAGCCGTTTTCGACACGGACAATCGGAGTTTACTTCACCGAGTCGCTTCTTAAGAGACATAAGTGATGAGTATTTGAAATATGCTGGTCAAGCTTCTTTTGGACAACCAAAAGCACAAAAAGCACCCATAAACAAACAAACAGAAACAACATACAATATTCCACGAAAACTTACTCGAATAAACGATAAAAACATCTCGACTCCTAAAGTACAAAACATAGGTAGTCTGGAAGTTGGAGCTACTATAAAACACGAACGCTTCGGCATAGGAAAAGTAGTCGAACTTACAGGTGAAGGCGATAACGCTAAAGCAAGTATCGAGTTCGATACTTTAGGAAAGAAACAACTATTACTTAAGTTCGCTAAGTTCACTATATTATAAGAAATAATGATAGACGTAAAAAAGATACCCTCTCCTTCTTACGTATTGGAAGAAGATTTATTGAGAAGAAATCTCAGCCTTATAAAATCGGTAAAAGACCGTGCTGGTGTAAATATTATACTTGCTTTCAAAGCATTTGCAATGTGGAAAGCATTTCCTATAATAAAAGAGTATATAAATTATTCTACTGCCAGCTCGCCATACGAAGCCCGCTTAGCTTTAGAAGAGATGGGAAATAAGGCACACACCTATTCTCCTGCATACACCGAAAAAGACTTTGATGAGATAAAAGAATGTAGTTCGCATATAACATTCAACTCCTTATCTCAGTTTAACAGATTCTATAAAGATACTCTAAACAACCCAACTCATATTTCTTGTGGATTACGTGTCAACCCCGAATATTCAGATGTTGCTACCGACCTTTACAATCCGGCTGCACCTGGTTCAAGATTAGGAATTGTAAGAGAAGAATTAGGAGATTATCTTCCTGAAGGGATAGAGGGTTTACATTTCCATACTCTTTGCGAATCATCTTCTTATGCATTAGAAGAAACACTAAAGAACTTAGAAGCTCGTTTCGGAGATTTACTTCCTACAATAAAGTGGTTGAATATGGGAGGTGGACATCTTATAACTCGCAAAGACTATGATGTAGAACACCTTATCGAAGTGTTGAAAAACTTCAAAGCTAAGTATCCTAATCTGGAAATTATTATGGAACCAGGAGCTGCTTTTGTTTGGCAAACAGGAACTCTTGTTTCTTCTATTGTTGACATAGTAGAAAACAAAGGTATAAAAACTGCGATATTAGATGTATCATTTACTTGTCATATGCCCGACTGTTTGGAAATGCCTTACAAACCTGTTATCAGAGGAGCGTATCAAGATGCCGTTGAGGGTAAACCCACATATCGTATGGGTGGAAACTCTTGTCTTAGCGGTGACTTTATTGGCGACTGGAGTTTCGACAAAGAGCTTAACATTGGCGATAATATAATCTTTGAAGATATGATTCATTACACCATAGTTAAAACAAATATGTTTAATGGCATTCCCCACCCCGACATCTGTTTATGGAAAAACGATGGCTCTATTGAGGTTTATCGCAAGTTTAGTTACGAAGATTATAAAGGTAGAATGAGTTAGAATATTCCCTTTATTTATGCGTATTAACAAATAATTACTAACTTTGCAGCCTAATTTTATAACAACATTTTATGTCTACTTATACAGAAGATAAAAGAAACGTTACAACTCAACGCTTACTTGAGATGAAAAAGCGTGGAGAAAAAATCTCTATGCTTACTGCTTACGACTATTCTATGGCTTCTATTATTGATAGCGCAGGAATGGACGTAATACTTGTGGGCGACTCGGCATCTAACGTTATGGCAGGTAACACTACTACTTTACCAATGACTATGGATCAGATGATTTACCATACTCAATGCGTAAGAAAGGCTGTTAAAAGAGCTTTAGTATGTGCCGATTTACCATTTGGTGCTTATCAAGGTAATTCTAAAAAAGCATTAGAGTCGGCAATCAGAATGATGAAAGAAACTGGAGCTGACTGTATAAAAATAGAAGGTGGTTCAGAAATTAAAGAATCTATAGAACGTATACTGTCGGCTGGTATTCCTATTATGGGACACTTAGGACTAACTCCACAATCTATAAACAAGTTTGGAACTTACGCTGTAAGAGCCAAAGAAGAAGCTGAAGCACAGAAACTAATCGACGACTGCCGTCTGCTTCAAGACTTAGGTTGTTTCGCTATAACATTAGAAAAGATACCAGCATTGTTGGCAAAGAGAGTGTCAGAAGAGCTTACTATCCCTACTATCGGTATAGGCGCAGGACCTTACACCGACGGGCAGGTATTAGTAATGCACGATATGCTTGGTATTAACAAAGACTTCTCACCAAGATTTCTTCGTAGATATGCAAGTTTATACGAAGTAATAAAAGAAGCTGTTGAGCAATATATAAAAGACGTAAAGGAAAATGATTTCCCTAACGAAAAAGAATCATATTAAATAAACATATTTTACTTAAAACAATTAATTTATTAATCATGGAAATTGTAAAGATTGTAGGTAGAGAGATTTTGGATTCACGTGGTAATCCTACAGTTGAAGTTGATGTACATTTAGCTTCTGGTTTTATAGGTCGTGCAGCTGTTCCTTCTGGAGCATCTACAGGAGAAAACGAAGCTTTAGAGCTTCGCGATGGTGACAAAAAACGTTATCTTGGTAAAGGAGTTCTTAAAGCTGTTGAAAATATCAACAACGTTATCGCTCCTGCTCTTGTAGGAACAAGCGTTTTAGAACAACGCGCTATCGACAATGCAATGATTGCATTAGACGGTACTAAAACTAAATCTAAATTAGGTGCTAACGCTATTTTAGGTGTTTCTTTAGCTTGTGCTAAAGCTGCTGCTGAATATCTTCAAGTGCCTTTATACAGATACATTGGTGGAACTAACACATACACATTGCCTGTTCCTATGATGAACATCATCAATGGTGGTTCTCACTCTGATGCGCCTATCGCATTCCAAGAGTTTATGATTCGCCCAGTTGGTGCTCCTTCTTTCAAAGAAGGTTTGCGTTGTGGTGCTGAAGTATTCCACGCATTAAAGAAAGTTCTTCACGACAGAAACTTAAGTACTGCTGTTGGTGACGAAGGTGGTTTCGCTCCTGCTCTTAACGGAACAGAAGATGCTTTAGAATCAATTATTCAAGCTATCAAGAATGCAGGTTACGAGCCAGGTAAAGATGTTACTATTGCTCTTGACTGTGCTGCTTCTGAGTTCTACGACAAAAAGAGCGTTTATGACTATAGCAAGTTCGAAGGTGCTAACGGAGCAAAACGTACTTCTGCTGAACAAGTAGAATTTTTAGCAGGATTAGTTGCTAAATATCCTATCGACTCTATCGAAGACGGTATGGACGAAGGCGACTGGGAAGGCTGGAAACTTCTTACTGAAAAGATTGGCGACAAATGTCAATTAGTAGGTGATGACTTGTTTGTAACTAACGTTGAGTTCTTAAAGAAAGGTATCGAATTAGGTTGTGCAAACTCTATTCTTATTAAAGTAAACCAAATCGGTTCTTTAAGCGAAACATTAGATGCTATTGAAATGGCTCACCGTGCTGGTTACACTTCTGTAACTTCTCACCGTTCGGGAGAAACTGAAGATGCAACTATCGCTGATATTGCTGTTGCAACTAACTCAGGACAAATCAAGACTGGTTCTTTAAGTCGTTCTGATAGAATGGCTAAATACAACCAACTACTTCGTATCGAAGAAGAATTAGGTTCTTTAGCTGTTTATGGTTACAAAAGAGTTCAAAAAATCTAATTGAACAATTATAGCGAACTATAATGTTCGCATTGTAATAAAGGAAAAGAGATGTAGCTCGGCTACATCTCTTTTTTGTTTAGTAATTGTTTAATTGTTATCTAACAAAACTATCTTAGTTAATACCCCTTGCTGCTCTTATTAGATACCCCTCCGCTCTCTTAGTAGATAGGCGAGGTGCTTCTTAGTAGAGACCCGATGCTGCTCTTAGTAGAACCGACTAATCTCTCTTAGTAGAACCACCCCGCCTTTCTTAGTAGAGAGACCTCGCCTATCTCAGTAGAGAGACAAGGGGTCTCTTAGTAGAGAGACGCCCCTAAGTGAAGCTTTGCATTTTTAGGATAAAAATACTCGTCCAAAACAAGGAATCTATCTCCAAATTAACTGCCTTATTTGATTATTAACCTTAAGGAGTTTTTATAATTTTCTTTGTAACTTGTTTGTTTTCTAAGTATATCGATAGATAATAAACACCAGCATTAAGTGCCGAAACATCAATCTTATCTGATACATTCGACTCTGTTTTTACTAAACTACCTATCTGATTATATATTTCTACTCTATCAATTGAAGAATCTGTAGTTATAAACAAGTATTCTTGTACTGGATTAGGGTAAACCGACAAACTTAAATTAGAAACTTCGTCAATACTATTTGGTTTATAATCAGAATAATAGAAGATATAATCGCCTAACTCTTGCCATTTACCTGTTGACCATTTGTATTTTTTTCCACCTATTGGTTTATTAACAAACAAACGATTATTTTCTCCTTGAAAGTATGGGAAAACAACATCAGTAATAGGAACTGACAAATCAAACTTATATTCAAATTTACGGTTTCCAATCCAATTACTATCCCATTCATAATAAGCTTCCAGTATTAGATTTCCATTATTATCATAAGCATATTCGTCTTTTTCACTTTTTATCCAATCTGATAAACCTCGTCGTGACCGAATTTTCGTAATAATATTGTTTTGGGCATCGTACGCATATTCATATTTCTCACTTTCTTTCCACTCATTTTCAGACTTATATGAAATAATCAATGTTTTGATATTTCCATTATCGTAGGTATAGTCGTTTTTATATTCTCTTCTAGTATATTCCTCCCATTTATCAAGCTTCCAAGAATACCCAATCTCCATAGTTTGATTTCCATTATCGTCATACTCATACTCATATTTACAACGTTTTTCCCAAATATCTTTGTTGCTATCCCAAATATATTCAATAGACATTACTTCGTTATCACTAGCATCATATTTCATTTCAAATTTATATTCACTTACCCATACATTATTTCCCCAATAATAATGAGTTGAAGTAAACATATCTTCATTATCATCATAGCTTATTTCGGTTTTATCGTCTTTTACCCATACGTTATCTATCCAATTATGGAAAATTAACATCGCAATATTGTTATTATCATCATAAGTAAATTCTTGTTTCGTATTATTAGTAATAGTCATACTATCCAATTTTTGCTTTACGGCGTCTGACCTTAATTGTAAAAAAGGATTTACCGAAGGTGTTCCTTTTACTTTGGGATTGTTACGGAACAACAATGCACTTGTGTTCTCGTGATTGGCATTTGTTTTATTCTGAGCAAAACTACAAACAGCCATTAAGCCACAGATAAACAATAGTAATAATTTTTTATTCATAATATAAAAGTATGTGTTCCCCTCTGGTTCAAAAGAGAAGAGTTTGTATAAATGCAGAAAGCGTGAACCCTTTGGCTTATTTTATCTAGCAGGTTCTGGAAAACCTTGGGTCTAAAATAAGTAACGGTCCACGCCTTATAAGGCATGAGAGCAGTTAACTTATCCTCGACCCTAATTAATTTTCCAGATTCGCTAGGAAGAGATAAGCCAAACACCTTCAATGTTTGATAATTAATATGTCTGCCACGTTTCCATGACGGTGCAAATATAGAAACTATTCGCAATATTTCCAGTGTTTTTTGCAATTAATAAACTGTTGTAGTGCCTTGCTTTATGTTGAGGGGTAAAAAAAAGATAGTGAGACTTAAAAAAATCTCACTATCTTCTATATTATTAATAAGGTGTATGCTTTCGCATTTCACTTGTTTGTAGAAAGTTCTTATTTGCCTTTCACTTTAATCTGAACATCAATATTTCCTCGTGTTGCATTAGAATAAGGACAGAACTGATGAGCCTCGTGCGCCAATTCTTCAGCTACCGACTGCTCAACGTCAGGAATATTTACATTCATTACCACTGCAAGCATAAAGCCATTACCATCATCTTTCTCCCCTATTGTAACTTCTGCCGTTACCGACGAAGTAATTCTTAACCTTCTTAACAGTCCAACGTGGCTTAAAGCTCCTGAGAAACAAGACGCATAACCAGCCGCAAATAGCTGTTCGGGATTGGTATAATTACCACCCTTACCACCCATTTCCTTAGGTTTCTTAACGTCAAAATCTAAAACTCCATCTGAAGATGTAATGTGTCCGTCTCGCCCGCCTACCGAAGTAGCAATAGCTGTGTACAATGCTTTCATAATTACTTAAATTAAATTGTTTAATCGACATTATAACGTCTCCAACTTCAAATTAGTTTTAGCTATTTATAACTTTAACCCTATTACAATAGTTAAGGCTATTTATAATGTTAATGGAAGCTTGACAACTTCTCAACTTCCTCTATTAAATCAAGTTTAATCTCATCCCAATCTTTTTCTAAAAGGCAGACAGGGTCAGGCATTTCATTGGCAATGGAAAAATCAGTAAAGTTGCCGACAAGCTGAGAAGAATCGTGTTCCCACTGATGCCTTTTCTCATGAAGATAAAGCATTTTTGGGAGGGAGTAATATTTAAGAAGACAATGCAAATCCCAAAAATCTTTCTTCCGTCCACCACGAGAAACAACATTCATCTTCATCGCAACAATATCATCAACTGAAGCCATACGTATTCCATCAAGAATATCTGCATCTGCGATAAAAGAATCGGTATACATCAAATCAATTTTGATATGTTCTTCTGATGAAACTCCAATATAGTAACTACGACCCATTCCTACAATAGAACCTTTATCATTGCAATCGTAGTAGGAAAAATTAGAGCGTAAGTAATTTTCGAAAGAAGCAAAATCAAGACTTCCGTATTCTAAATCGGTAAAAAGATCAATGTCAACAGAAAGTCGATGACCAAAACGGAGACTTAGGTTAGTTCCTCCAACAAGCCGAAAAGGAGCAAAAAGAGGTTCTGCCATCAACTGGTGTAAAATTTCTTTCAGAAGAGGCGTTACTGTATTATATCTTAATTCTTTGTTCATATCTGTTTTATTTTTGTTCGGATACTATAAGAATTAAAGGACTTAAACCGCTCTTCCTCAGAACGATCAATTCCATAGAAACGAAAAATTTCAATTTTCTCATCTTCACTACCTCTTTCAATTACTCTTTGAATGATAGCTTTACGATACAGACCCCAATCTATCTTATCAAAGTCGGTATCCCAAAATAAGATTCTTCGAACATTAGGAATACCTGTAACAGACAAACTGGCTTCTTTTTGTTTATATGCAGCTACATTATAATAGGCTTGTAGAGCAAGAAGAAAACCTTCTTCATATTCCAATGCTCTTTCAATCTTTATAGAAAGTTCAGTGGTAAGTTGTCTTCGTCCTGTAATTACAGCATTTATAGACTGACTGTGTTCGCCTATAGCTCGGGCAAAAGCACGCTGACTCAATCCTAAATTCCTCAACTTACGGTCAATAATCTTGCCCGGAGGAATGCCTTTGTATGTATCAAGATTCTGTTTCATTGTCATTCTTTTTACAAAGATACAAAACACAAACGAATTTGTTTGCATTTTCACCGACTTTAACCCTATTACAATATAAAACAATGGGGAGTTGTTATTATAGGCATAAAAACATATAAGCAATTTCACTTGTTTCGATTAGTTTTTTACTACCTTTACGACCGCATAAAAACAATGTAAAATGAAACAACTATTATATTTATTATTGACCGTAACACTGTTTTCGTCGTGTTTCACAAACAGAAGGCATCAAGTTGAAAAACAATGTGATTATTCTGTTAAAGTTGTAGGAATTTCAGACGGTGACACCTTTAAAGGAGTAACAGACGATAGCACCATAGTGCGTTTCCGTATTTATGGCATTGATGCTCCGGAAACAAAGCAAGCTTATTCGCAAAAATCGAAACAGTATCTATCTGATTTAATATTCAATAAAAGGGTAAATATCTCTGTACAAAAGCCAAAAGACAGATACGGTCGCCCTATTGTGTGGGTTTATACTCCCGATGGTAAAGACGTTTCGGCAGAAATGCTTAAAGCTGGCTTAGCTTGGCATTACAAAGAATACGACAAATCGGACGAATATGCCAACTTCGAGAAGGTTGCTAAAAAGAATAAAAAAGGATTGTGGCAAGATAATAATCCAACTGCACCTTGGGATTTTAGAAAAAATGCGAGAAATAAAAGACAGAAATAAAAGTTACAGGCTTTTAATAAGCATCGCATTCTTATCGTTGTTATAAACGGTTGAGAATATTTCTTTTCTCTTTGCTACTTCGCTTTCATCAAAAGGCAAAGACATATATAATCTAATCTCATTTAAGATTTCATCACTATCGTCTGGTAGAATTTTACAAAGAGACTCTAACCCAGAGCCTACAACCATTTTATCGTTCACCAAACAAGTATGTCCATTATATAAGGTGTTCAACAGTTTTAGCTTCACACCCGAAACTTGGTCGGTATACAATATATTTATTGCCGCTTCGGCTACAAGTTTGTGCATACTTTCATTGTCGGGATTAGGCTTTAATGTTACGTTAGGATATTTCGCAACGGCATCAACCAAAGACTTATCGGGCTTGCGACCAGCAAAAACCCACTGTATGCTTTGGTCTTTACCAGCTATAGACAAGAGATATGTTGCAGCCCTAATGTTTTCAGGCGTACTTAAGTCGGCGTGATAAAGCACATAAGGTTTCGTTTCGTTAGAAATATTTATTTCCTTATCGGAATTAAAAAACAAAGGAACATATTTAGTTTTATCTTTTCCGTATTTATCCGAGAAATAAGAATATTCGGTTGTTGAAAGAGCTAATATATAGGAAGCTGAGTTTAATTTCTTCTCATATTTTCTCAGACGATAAGCTTCAATAGCAAAATAAACCTTATCTCTCAACGATTTAGTACTCGAAGTAAGACCTTTATAATATAGATGTTCTATGTTATGCGCTCTCACTATTTTTTTTCTA of the Dysgonomonadaceae bacterium PH5-43 genome contains:
- a CDS encoding hypothetical protein (product_source=Hypo-rule applied; cleavage_site_network=SignalP-noTM; pfam=PF18962; superfamily=143567; tigrfam=TIGR04183), translating into MNKKLLLLFICGLMAVCSFAQNKTNANHENTSALLFRNNPKVKGTPSVNPFLQLRSDAVKQKLDSMTITNNTKQEFTYDDNNNIAMLIFHNWIDNVWVKDDKTEISYDDNEDMFTSTHYYWGNNVWVSEYKFEMKYDASDNEVMSIEYIWDSNKDIWEKRCKYEYEYDDNGNQTMEIGYSWKLDKWEEYTRREYKNDYTYDNGNIKTLIISYKSENEWKESEKYEYAYDAQNNIITKIRSRRGLSDWIKSEKDEYAYDNNGNLILEAYYEWDSNWIGNRKFEYKFDLSVPITDVVFPYFQGENNRLFVNKPIGGKKYKWSTGKWQELGDYIFYYSDYKPNSIDEVSNLSLSVYPNPVQEYLFITTDSSIDRVEIYNQIGSLVKTESNVSDKIDVSALNAGVYYLSIYLENKQVTKKIIKTP
- a CDS encoding enolase (product_source=KO:K01689; cath_funfam=3.20.20.120,3.30.390.10; cog=COG0148; ko=KO:K01689; pfam=PF00113,PF03952; smart=SM01192,SM01193; superfamily=51604,54826; tigrfam=TIGR01060), with translation MEIVKIVGREILDSRGNPTVEVDVHLASGFIGRAAVPSGASTGENEALELRDGDKKRYLGKGVLKAVENINNVIAPALVGTSVLEQRAIDNAMIALDGTKTKSKLGANAILGVSLACAKAAAEYLQVPLYRYIGGTNTYTLPVPMMNIINGGSHSDAPIAFQEFMIRPVGAPSFKEGLRCGAEVFHALKKVLHDRNLSTAVGDEGGFAPALNGTEDALESIIQAIKNAGYEPGKDVTIALDCAASEFYDKKSVYDYSKFEGANGAKRTSAEQVEFLAGLVAKYPIDSIEDGMDEGDWEGWKLLTEKIGDKCQLVGDDLFVTNVEFLKKGIELGCANSILIKVNQIGSLSETLDAIEMAHRAGYTSVTSHRSGETEDATIADIAVATNSGQIKTGSLSRSDRMAKYNQLLRIEEELGSLAVYGYKRVQKI
- a CDS encoding 3-methyl-2-oxobutanoate hydroxymethyltransferase (product_source=KO:K00606; cath_funfam=3.20.20.60; cog=COG0413; ko=KO:K00606; pfam=PF02548; superfamily=51621; tigrfam=TIGR00222), with the translated sequence MSTYTEDKRNVTTQRLLEMKKRGEKISMLTAYDYSMASIIDSAGMDVILVGDSASNVMAGNTTTLPMTMDQMIYHTQCVRKAVKRALVCADLPFGAYQGNSKKALESAIRMMKETGADCIKIEGGSEIKESIERILSAGIPIMGHLGLTPQSINKFGTYAVRAKEEAEAQKLIDDCRLLQDLGCFAITLEKIPALLAKRVSEELTIPTIGIGAGPYTDGQVLVMHDMLGINKDFSPRFLRRYASLYEVIKEAVEQYIKDVKENDFPNEKESY
- a CDS encoding carboxynorspermidine decarboxylase (product_source=KO:K13747; cath_funfam=2.40.37.10,3.20.20.10; cog=COG0019; ko=KO:K13747; pfam=PF00278; superfamily=51419; tigrfam=TIGR01047), which gives rise to MIDVKKIPSPSYVLEEDLLRRNLSLIKSVKDRAGVNIILAFKAFAMWKAFPIIKEYINYSTASSPYEARLALEEMGNKAHTYSPAYTEKDFDEIKECSSHITFNSLSQFNRFYKDTLNNPTHISCGLRVNPEYSDVATDLYNPAAPGSRLGIVREELGDYLPEGIEGLHFHTLCESSSYALEETLKNLEARFGDLLPTIKWLNMGGGHLITRKDYDVEHLIEVLKNFKAKYPNLEIIMEPGAAFVWQTGTLVSSIVDIVENKGIKTAILDVSFTCHMPDCLEMPYKPVIRGAYQDAVEGKPTYRMGGNSCLSGDFIGDWSFDKELNIGDNIIFEDMIHYTIVKTNMFNGIPHPDICLWKNDGSIEVYRKFSYEDYKGRMS
- a CDS encoding osmotically inducible protein OsmC (product_source=KO:K04063; cath_funfam=3.30.300.20; cog=COG1764; ko=KO:K04063; pfam=PF02566; superfamily=82784; tigrfam=TIGR03561) is translated as MKALYTAIATSVGGRDGHITSSDGVLDFDVKKPKEMGGKGGNYTNPEQLFAAGYASCFSGALSHVGLLRRLRITSSVTAEVTIGEKDDGNGFMLAVVMNVNIPDVEQSVAEELAHEAHQFCPYSNATRGNIDVQIKVKGK